In Microbacterium sp. No. 7, the genomic window GCGAGAAGCTGCAGGAGCGCCTCGCCAAGCTCGCCGGCGGCGTTGCCGTCATCAAGGCGGGCGCGGCCACCGAGGTCGAGCTCAAGGAGCGCAAGCACCGCATCGAGGACGCCGTGCGCAACGCGAAGGCGGCCGTCGAGGAGGGCATCGTCCCCGGCGGTGGCGTCGCGCTCATCCAGGCCGGCAAGAAGGCGCTCGAGAGCCTGGAGCTCGCGGGCGACGAGGCGACCGGTGCCAACATCGTGCGCGTCGCGATCGAGGCTCCGCTGAAGCAGATCGCCCTCAACGCGGGCCTCGAGCCCGGCGTCGTCGCCAACAAGGTCTCGGAGCTGCCGACCGGCCACGGCCTCAACGCCGCGACCGGCGAGTACGGTGACCTGTTCGCGCAGGGCATCATCGACCCCGCCAAGGTGACCCGCTCGGCGCTGCAGAACGCCGCGTCGATCGCCGGCCTCTTCCTCACGACCGAGGCCGTCGTCGCCGAAAAGCCCGAGAAGGCGGCCGCTCCCGCGGGCGACCCCACGGGCGGCATGGACTTCTGATACGAGGCGGATCAATGCGGCCAAGCCGCGTTGACGCGACGTCGTATCACGGTTGAGGAGCCGCCAAAAGCGGCGTATCGAGACCCGACGTCCCACAGGAAGGCCCCGGGCAGTCACAGACTGCCCGGGGCCTTCCTCGTTCGTTCGCGGCCACGCAGGTTGTTCGTGGTCATGCGGGTTGTTCGTGGTCACGCAGGGGTCACGACGCGCAGTCCGCAGGCCGCGGCCGCCGCGGCCTGCCGTTCGTCGTAGGTGACGAAGGCGTCCGAGTCCTCACGGAGCGCCACCGCGATGTGAATCGCGTCGAGCGAGCGCAACGCGCGGCCCGGCAGCAGCCCCGCCTCGGAGAACACGCTCCGTTCGACATCCACGATCTCCAGCTGATCCAGCAGTCGCGTGACGCGCGCCTGCGAGAGGCCGGTCCGCAGAGCAGCGCTCCTCACCTCGGTCTCTGCGAGCGATGAGGTGCCCGCAGGTCGGGCCGCCGCGTCATCGAGGAACGCCTGCAGCGCGGCCGTCTCGGGCTCCTTCCTCAGCAGCTTCACCATCGCCGAGGAGTCCAGGTAGATCATCCCCTCTCCTCCCGCACGTCGTCCCAGTGCTCCTGCGTGATCGGGAGCTCGCCCTCGTCTGCGGGAGGGACCTCGAACTGCGTCCACGGGATGCGGGTGCGGGCGGGCCGTCGCGTCAGTGCCGGCCGTGTCTGCGGCGGCACGAGCGTCGCGACGATCTCACCGTGGTTGGTGATGTGGATCGTCTCGCCGCTGCGCACCTCCTCCAGGATCCTGCTCGAGTCGTTGCGCAGCTCTCGGTGCGGGATGGTGCGGACCACGATGGCTCCTCTCGTCGAAGGTGTAGCAATCGTAGCAATCGCGATGTCGGTCATGGCTCCGGCTATCGGAACATGCCGGCGGCGGCGAGCTCGGTCTGGGCGTACTGCTGGCCGGCCGCGGTGAGCGCCAGGTTGATGTCGGCGAGGGCGGCGTCGAGGTCGCGCTGTGCGGCACGCCATCGCTCGACGACCGACTGGAAGGCGACCGACGCGCCGCCGGTCCACGAGCTCTGCAGCTGGGTGAGCTGGCCGAGCATGGTCGCGGTGTCGGCCTGCAGGCGGTCGGACGTCGCGCGCACGGCGCTCGTGGCGGCGAGGACGGCATCGCTGTCGACGGAGTAGACGGGCATGGGAGGCTCCTTTCGAGATGGATGCCCGCCACGCTAGGGGCACGGGGACGGCCCGAGAGCCGTGATCGAGCCGATCGGTGGACAGCTCGCCGGGAGTCCGCGCTGGGGACGAGGAGGCGTCACTCGGACAGATCGAGCATGCGGGGGATCGGCTGCGTCTCGATGAGCAGGTGCTCGGAGGCGTGGCGCGTCTGCGCGAGCGGGAACGACGCGCGGAAGGTGGCGCCCCCGCCGGGGGTCTCCGTGACGTCGATCGTGCCGTGCAGGGCGTCGACGATCGCCGC contains:
- a CDS encoding WXG100 family type VII secretion target; amino-acid sequence: MPVYSVDSDAVLAATSAVRATSDRLQADTATMLGQLTQLQSSWTGGASVAFQSVVERWRAAQRDLDAALADINLALTAAGQQYAQTELAAAGMFR
- a CDS encoding type II toxin-antitoxin system Phd/YefM family antitoxin, yielding MVRTIPHRELRNDSSRILEEVRSGETIHITNHGEIVATLVPPQTRPALTRRPARTRIPWTQFEVPPADEGELPITQEHWDDVREERG
- a CDS encoding type II toxin-antitoxin system VapC family toxin, with the translated sequence MIYLDSSAMVKLLRKEPETAALQAFLDDAAARPAGTSSLAETEVRSAALRTGLSQARVTRLLDQLEIVDVERSVFSEAGLLPGRALRSLDAIHIAVALREDSDAFVTYDERQAAAAAACGLRVVTPA